In Desulfonatronospira thiodismutans ASO3-1, a single window of DNA contains:
- the fliS gene encoding flagellar export chaperone FliS, protein MYSNAARAYFQTKVKTTTKEDLVVQLYEAAIKFLEQAKERIREKDYIAKGERIDRALMIIGELNSSLNAEKGGEVAKNLHAFYASCQARLLMASLKLDIEKIDEVINMLRQVSSAFAEVSRNQKHLQ, encoded by the coding sequence ATGTACTCCAACGCAGCCAGAGCTTACTTCCAGACCAAAGTCAAAACCACCACCAAAGAAGACCTGGTTGTCCAGTTGTATGAAGCAGCCATCAAGTTTCTGGAACAGGCCAAAGAAAGAATCCGGGAAAAGGACTATATTGCCAAAGGAGAACGGATTGACCGCGCTCTTATGATAATCGGAGAACTTAATTCCAGCCTGAACGCGGAAAAAGGCGGCGAAGTCGCCAAAAATCTGCACGCCTTCTACGCCAGTTGCCAGGCCAGGCTTCTTATGGCCAGCCTGAAGCTGGACATCGAGAAAATCGATGAAGTAATCAATATGCTTAGACAGGTCTCCTCTGCTTTTGCCGAGGTAAGCCGAAATCAGAAGCACCTGCAGTAA
- the cbiB gene encoding adenosylcobinamide-phosphate synthase CbiB: MTEALIILVLAFAMDLLLGDPVYRLHPVRLMGAAVSRVERLFFSQGLRGRGGGMILTAAMLSGVSILAAAGIFLASMVPGLEFIFMVFLVYSCMGLKDLVGHTRPIARALEEGDLGRARQKLQMIVGRDPSALDSSGVARAAVESVAENFVDGFLALAFWFVAGCILGQVLGVEPAFAGVLLAANYRMVNTLDAMVGYRSSRYMQFGRFAARLDDVLNHVPARLSILFISLAALACGYDWKGSLGTGLRDRLKHASPNAGHSEAAMAGALNIRLGGPVQYAFALVEKPWMGEKGQDAAWEHIQAALKVIQAAAWISLALAVAVLAAGGL; the protein is encoded by the coding sequence ATGACTGAAGCTCTGATCATACTTGTACTGGCCTTCGCTATGGACCTGCTCCTGGGAGACCCGGTGTACCGCCTGCATCCGGTACGCCTCATGGGCGCAGCTGTCTCCCGGGTGGAGAGACTGTTTTTTTCCCAGGGGCTCAGGGGCCGCGGCGGCGGGATGATCTTGACGGCGGCCATGCTGAGCGGGGTGAGTATCCTGGCGGCTGCAGGCATTTTTCTGGCTTCCATGGTTCCGGGACTTGAATTTATTTTCATGGTCTTTCTGGTCTATTCCTGCATGGGCCTGAAAGACCTGGTGGGTCATACCCGTCCCATAGCCCGGGCCCTAGAGGAGGGTGACCTGGGCAGAGCCAGGCAGAAGCTGCAGATGATCGTGGGCCGGGACCCGAGTGCCCTGGATTCTTCCGGGGTGGCCAGGGCTGCGGTGGAGAGCGTGGCCGAGAATTTTGTGGATGGCTTCCTGGCGCTGGCCTTCTGGTTTGTGGCCGGCTGCATCCTGGGGCAGGTTCTGGGAGTGGAACCGGCCTTTGCAGGTGTTCTTCTGGCTGCAAACTATCGCATGGTCAATACCCTGGATGCCATGGTGGGTTACCGAAGCAGCAGGTACATGCAGTTCGGGCGTTTTGCAGCCAGGCTGGACGATGTTTTAAACCATGTCCCGGCCAGGCTGAGCATTTTATTCATCAGTCTGGCTGCGCTTGCCTGCGGCTATGACTGGAAAGGCTCTCTGGGCACGGGCCTGAGGGACCGGTTAAAGCACGCATCACCCAATGCCGGGCACAGCGAGGCGGCCATGGCCGGTGCCTTGAATATCCGCCTGGGCGGGCCTGTGCAGTATGCTTTCGCCCTGGTGGAAAAGCCCTGGATGGGGGAGAAGGGACAGGATGCCGCATGGGAGCATATCCAGGCCGCCCTGAAAGTCATCCAGGCCGCAGCCTGGATCAGCCTGGCCCTGGCCGTGGCGGTGCTTGCTGCAGGTGGTTTGTAA
- a CDS encoding YIP1 family protein gives MRITCPKCMFQQDVPDEKIPPHAKKATCPKCKEKFQFRDLEEPEEFTLEDEPAAEEEASSDSREHDFATYQDEKPAQEKSREEDQEESLWSKLEDLGGPAEEPQRDQAAPGESSASPWENLQQYGFFPGFFETVKRVMLAPGPFFRKMQPGGLGMPLAFFILVSVIQVLASFLWNMTGMFPAAAEHGAPGMGIGMVGAGSILILLVYPLFMVAWIFIASGVTHLFLMAFQAGRSGFEGTFRATAYGSAPMLLGVLPILGPFIGALWSLVVTVMGYRYIHGTTYPRVILALIAPIMIIVLLATMMMGGPGM, from the coding sequence ATGCGCATAACCTGTCCCAAATGCATGTTCCAGCAGGACGTGCCCGACGAAAAAATACCGCCGCACGCTAAAAAAGCCACATGTCCCAAGTGCAAGGAAAAGTTCCAGTTCCGCGACCTGGAAGAACCAGAGGAGTTTACCCTGGAAGATGAGCCTGCAGCTGAAGAAGAGGCTTCTTCTGATTCCCGGGAGCATGACTTCGCCACTTACCAGGATGAAAAACCCGCCCAGGAAAAAAGCCGGGAAGAAGACCAGGAAGAGAGTCTGTGGAGCAAGCTGGAAGATCTGGGCGGCCCTGCCGAAGAACCGCAAAGAGATCAGGCAGCCCCCGGCGAAAGTTCTGCCTCGCCATGGGAAAATTTGCAGCAGTACGGATTTTTCCCCGGATTTTTTGAAACCGTCAAGAGGGTCATGCTCGCCCCGGGACCTTTTTTCCGCAAGATGCAGCCCGGAGGACTGGGCATGCCCCTGGCTTTTTTCATCCTGGTCTCGGTTATTCAGGTGCTGGCCTCATTTCTCTGGAACATGACCGGCATGTTCCCTGCTGCTGCAGAACACGGCGCACCCGGCATGGGCATCGGCATGGTTGGGGCAGGGTCCATTCTCATTTTGCTTGTGTATCCCCTGTTCATGGTCGCCTGGATATTTATCGCCTCCGGTGTTACCCACCTGTTTCTCATGGCTTTTCAGGCGGGAAGATCCGGATTTGAAGGCACCTTCAGGGCTACGGCCTACGGCAGCGCCCCCATGCTCCTGGGTGTCCTGCCCATACTTGGACCGTTCATCGGCGCCCTGTGGTCCCTGGTGGTCACAGTCATGGGCTACAGATACATCCACGGCACGACCTATCCCCGGGTCATCCTGGCGCTCATTGCACCCATCATGATCATCGTGCTCCTGGCCACCATGATGATGGGTGGCCCTGGAATGTAA
- the ahbD gene encoding heme b synthase, translating into MNSQNHDATSPAKAPDLRLVAWEVTRSCNLACSHCRAEAHPEPYPGELDTAQARSLIDTFPQVGNPVVIFTGGEPLLRPDIFELISYADSQGLRCVMAPNGTLITPENAKEIKSSGIQRCSISIDGPTAQEHDLLRGVPGAFEQSMAGIEYLKSAGVEFQINTTVTKDNLDKFKDIFNLARDLGAVAWHIFMLVPTGRGADLRDQFISARQYEDVLNWFYDFRKTTDMHLKATCAPHYYRIMRQRAREENVDVTRENFGLDAMSRGCLGGIGFCFISHVGQVQPCGYLELDCGNIKTTPFPEIWQSSQHFNALRDISAYKGKCGKCEFHRVCGGCRARAYTMSGDYLAQEPLCSYEPVKS; encoded by the coding sequence ATGAATAGTCAAAATCATGATGCCACAAGCCCTGCAAAGGCCCCTGATCTCAGGCTGGTGGCCTGGGAGGTTACCAGGTCCTGCAACCTGGCCTGCAGCCATTGCCGGGCCGAGGCCCACCCGGAGCCCTACCCCGGAGAGCTGGATACAGCTCAGGCCAGGTCGCTCATCGACACCTTTCCCCAGGTGGGCAATCCGGTGGTCATCTTTACCGGGGGCGAGCCCTTGCTTCGCCCGGATATTTTTGAACTCATCTCCTACGCCGATTCCCAGGGACTTCGCTGCGTCATGGCCCCCAACGGAACGCTTATCACCCCGGAAAATGCAAAAGAAATAAAGTCCTCAGGGATCCAGCGCTGCAGCATTTCCATTGACGGACCAACTGCTCAGGAACACGACCTGCTCCGCGGGGTACCGGGTGCCTTTGAGCAGTCCATGGCCGGCATCGAGTACCTCAAATCCGCCGGGGTGGAGTTTCAGATCAATACTACAGTCACTAAGGACAACCTGGACAAGTTCAAGGATATATTCAATCTGGCCAGAGACCTGGGTGCAGTGGCCTGGCATATATTTATGCTGGTTCCCACCGGCAGGGGCGCTGATCTTCGGGACCAGTTCATAAGCGCCCGGCAGTACGAAGATGTCCTGAACTGGTTCTATGACTTTAGAAAGACCACGGACATGCACCTCAAGGCCACCTGCGCCCCGCATTACTACCGCATCATGCGCCAGCGGGCCCGGGAGGAGAACGTGGATGTCACCAGGGAAAACTTCGGCCTGGACGCCATGTCCAGGGGGTGCCTGGGCGGCATCGGATTCTGCTTTATCTCCCATGTGGGCCAGGTACAGCCCTGCGGCTACCTGGAACTGGACTGCGGCAACATCAAGACCACGCCCTTTCCTGAAATATGGCAAAGCTCGCAGCATTTCAACGCCCTGCGCGACATAAGCGCCTACAAAGGCAAGTGCGGCAAGTGTGAATTCCACCGTGTCTGCGGGGGATGCCGGGCCAGAGCCTATACCATGAGCGGGGACTACCTGGCTCAGGAACCTCTTTGCTCCTATGAGCCGGTAAAAAGCTAA
- the ahbA gene encoding siroheme decarboxylase subunit alpha, with protein MSATDKKILDIIQTDFPIDPSPYATVGRMVGLTQAETLARVRSLKQKGVIRRIGGNFNSRQLGWHSTLCAAAVPEEKLQEFITEVNQHPGVTHNYLRRHRNNVWFTYIGPSKEKVQESLQQITAVTGIEILNLPARNMFKIKVDFPME; from the coding sequence CTGAGCGCGACGGACAAAAAAATCCTGGATATAATCCAGACGGATTTTCCCATAGATCCCAGCCCCTATGCCACAGTGGGCCGGATGGTCGGGCTTACCCAGGCCGAGACCCTGGCCAGGGTCAGGAGCCTGAAGCAAAAAGGGGTGATAAGAAGAATAGGCGGAAACTTCAATTCCAGGCAGCTGGGCTGGCACAGCACCCTGTGCGCCGCTGCGGTTCCGGAAGAAAAGCTGCAGGAGTTCATAACCGAGGTAAACCAGCATCCCGGGGTTACCCACAACTACCTGCGCAGACACAGAAATAATGTCTGGTTTACTTATATAGGGCCGTCTAAGGAAAAGGTACAGGAATCCTTACAGCAGATCACCGCCGTTACCGGCATAGAAATCCTGAACCTGCCCGCCAGGAACATGTTCAAGATCAAGGTGGATTTTCCCATGGAATAG
- a CDS encoding tetratricopeptide repeat protein, producing MGKKILVIMIAAVVLGCAPKTQQPETAKTGRELTPQAQVTYHYLKSLDYQAAGDHEKAALALEKALVLGPSVRLYQDLAREYLRQGEKQKAVDILQDATGIYPRTPELYFQMAEFYLVKGDRSGAVKALEKYKDLVPEDLDVYEDLAAFYIEMRDYAGAVDLLQEIPPDEMTPEMHYYMGRAKSELGEKTDAVAYLDKAVQARPGFMQAWAEKAFIYEQERDYLQAERIYQQLLKMGERSPDLILRIVELNLLLNDPERAVAMFGKGPDEVRFQLDMVNQFIRNEFYEHADILLQDIAAESDYPDTMYFYFALIAYEGRNDPQLALDYLSRISKEDSYHLQALSFRVQILFHEKNYQEALELSRKGQELHPGEDRVHLFEAIVLEAMEEYQEARKVLEKALEKWPGQTDFLFRKGVVLDKSGKTEKSLQIMEEIIALDQEHHEALNYVGYTLADQDRDLDRAMILIKRALELDPGNGYYIDSLAWVYYRQGSYEKAWEEILAAVEQVDDEAVIWEHYGDIAKALGKREHALHGYEKALELDPENPEHLREQRAKVKDMPENESAKAGP from the coding sequence ATGGGTAAAAAAATTCTGGTTATCATGATTGCGGCTGTGGTCCTGGGCTGCGCCCCTAAAACCCAGCAGCCCGAGACGGCGAAAACAGGCCGGGAGCTGACTCCCCAGGCCCAGGTTACCTACCATTACCTGAAGTCCCTGGACTATCAGGCCGCAGGGGACCACGAAAAGGCCGCCCTTGCCCTGGAAAAGGCTCTGGTTCTGGGTCCGTCTGTGCGCCTGTATCAGGATCTGGCCAGGGAGTATCTGCGTCAGGGGGAAAAACAAAAGGCCGTGGATATTCTGCAGGATGCCACCGGGATTTATCCCCGTACCCCTGAACTGTATTTTCAGATGGCTGAATTTTACCTGGTCAAAGGTGACAGGTCCGGGGCTGTAAAGGCCCTGGAAAAATACAAGGATCTGGTGCCGGAGGATCTTGACGTTTACGAGGACCTGGCTGCATTTTATATCGAAATGCGTGATTATGCCGGAGCAGTGGATCTTTTGCAGGAAATCCCCCCGGATGAAATGACCCCGGAGATGCATTACTATATGGGCCGGGCCAAAAGCGAACTCGGCGAGAAGACAGACGCGGTGGCTTACCTGGATAAAGCGGTGCAGGCCCGACCGGGATTTATGCAGGCCTGGGCTGAAAAGGCCTTTATATATGAGCAGGAAAGGGATTACCTCCAGGCCGAGAGAATTTATCAGCAGCTGCTCAAGATGGGCGAGAGAAGCCCGGACCTGATTCTTCGAATTGTGGAGCTGAACCTGCTTTTGAATGATCCTGAAAGGGCCGTGGCCATGTTCGGCAAAGGCCCGGATGAAGTCCGTTTTCAGCTGGATATGGTGAACCAGTTTATCCGCAATGAGTTTTACGAGCATGCAGATATTTTACTGCAGGACATCGCTGCTGAGAGTGATTACCCGGACACCATGTATTTTTACTTTGCTCTCATAGCCTACGAGGGCCGAAACGATCCACAGCTGGCCCTGGACTATCTTTCCAGGATTTCCAAAGAGGATTCTTATCATCTGCAGGCCCTTTCCTTCAGGGTCCAGATCCTTTTTCATGAAAAGAACTACCAGGAAGCCCTTGAATTGTCCCGCAAGGGCCAGGAGCTTCATCCCGGGGAGGACAGGGTTCACCTCTTTGAAGCCATTGTCCTGGAAGCCATGGAAGAATACCAGGAAGCCAGGAAAGTTCTGGAAAAAGCCCTGGAAAAATGGCCCGGGCAGACTGATTTCCTGTTCCGCAAGGGTGTAGTGCTGGATAAAAGCGGCAAAACAGAAAAGTCTCTGCAGATAATGGAAGAGATCATCGCCCTGGACCAGGAGCATCACGAGGCCCTCAACTACGTGGGCTACACTCTGGCCGACCAGGACAGGGACCTGGACCGGGCCATGATCCTTATCAAGAGGGCGCTGGAGCTGGATCCTGGAAATGGCTACTATATTGATTCACTGGCCTGGGTATATTACCGGCAGGGAAGCTATGAAAAGGCCTGGGAGGAGATTCTGGCTGCAGTGGAACAGGTGGATGACGAGGCGGTGATCTGGGAGCATTACGGGGATATAGCCAAGGCCCTGGGAAAACGCGAACATGCCCTGCATGGTTATGAAAAGGCCCTGGAACTGGACCCGGAAAACCCCGAACACCTCAGGGAACAAAGGGCAAAAGTCAAGGATATGCCTGAAAACGAGTCAGCAAAGGCCGGTCCATGA
- a CDS encoding helix-turn-helix domain-containing protein codes for MNEDIEVVRGSGNVFRDFGYQGSDVEQTKSILAARIIGVLNDMELSTRKAETLTGINHSEFARIRRVKLDRFTIDRLITILNRLNQRVEFDIKLFPRENANSGFSLVAE; via the coding sequence ATGAACGAAGATATTGAAGTTGTCCGTGGCAGTGGAAATGTATTTCGCGACTTTGGATACCAGGGCTCCGATGTCGAACAGACCAAATCCATTCTGGCCGCCAGAATCATTGGGGTGCTGAATGATATGGAGCTTTCAACCCGCAAGGCTGAAACCCTGACAGGGATCAATCACAGCGAGTTTGCGCGGATACGCCGGGTAAAACTTGACCGTTTTACCATTGACCGACTGATAACAATCCTGAACCGGCTAAATCAACGCGTCGAATTCGACATTAAGCTTTTTCCCCGGGAAAATGCAAACTCCGGGTTTTCTCTTGTAGCCGAGTAA
- the rpiB gene encoding ribose 5-phosphate isomerase B encodes MNKTVVFGSDHAGLWLKRVLMDRLSNDRQTIDVGTEDDSSCDYPVYAGRLCEKVLELQCLGVLICGSGLGMSMTANRFRGIRAALCCNEYMARMARKHNNANVLCMGERVIGVDLAGSILDVFLETGFEGGRHAKRLDIIEEIA; translated from the coding sequence ATGAATAAAACCGTGGTCTTTGGTTCGGACCATGCAGGGCTGTGGCTGAAAAGGGTCCTGATGGACCGTCTAAGTAATGACCGGCAGACAATAGACGTGGGGACCGAAGATGATTCCAGCTGCGATTACCCTGTTTACGCAGGCAGGCTGTGTGAAAAAGTCCTGGAGCTTCAGTGCCTGGGTGTTCTCATCTGCGGTTCCGGCCTGGGCATGTCCATGACAGCCAACCGTTTCCGGGGAATCCGGGCAGCTCTTTGCTGCAACGAATACATGGCCAGGATGGCCAGAAAGCACAATAACGCCAATGTCCTGTGCATGGGCGAAAGGGTCATTGGAGTGGATCTGGCCGGCAGCATCCTGGATGTCTTCCTGGAGACCGGATTTGAGGGGGGCAGGCATGCAAAGCGCCTGGATATTATTGAGGAAATTGCCTGA
- the hemB gene encoding porphobilinogen synthase — MSSSNFYRGRRLRSSKAIRDMVRETDLLPRNLVQPFFVLESQDPKESRPIASMPGQSQLAPAALEEEVSRAVDLGLQSVILFGIPVHKDQKASQAYAQDGIIQQTVQRLKKRFPSLVVITDVCLCEYTDHGHCGLIQDKKVQNDPTLELLAKTALSHAQAGADIVAPSDMMDGRVQAIRDMLDNQGFKELPIMSYAVKYASAYYGPFREAAQSSPSFGDRKTYQMDPGNAREALREAEADIIQGADMLMVKPALPYLDIISALQSSFDLPVAAYQVSGEYSQIKAAAQLGWLDEKSVALESVTAIKRAGAEIILTYFAREILGWMAGNE; from the coding sequence ATGAGCAGCTCAAATTTCTACCGCGGCAGAAGACTTCGCTCTTCAAAGGCCATTCGGGACATGGTCCGGGAAACGGATCTTTTGCCCCGCAACCTGGTCCAGCCCTTTTTTGTCCTGGAATCCCAGGACCCCAAAGAATCCCGGCCCATTGCCTCCATGCCCGGGCAGAGCCAGCTGGCTCCGGCCGCTCTGGAGGAAGAGGTGTCCCGGGCGGTGGACCTGGGACTTCAAAGCGTCATCCTCTTTGGCATCCCCGTACACAAGGACCAAAAGGCCAGTCAGGCCTATGCACAGGATGGAATAATCCAGCAGACGGTTCAAAGACTCAAGAAGCGTTTTCCATCCCTGGTGGTCATAACCGACGTCTGCCTGTGTGAATACACCGATCACGGGCATTGCGGCCTTATCCAGGATAAAAAGGTCCAAAATGATCCCACCCTGGAGCTTCTGGCCAAAACAGCCCTGTCTCATGCCCAGGCCGGTGCGGATATTGTGGCCCCGTCAGACATGATGGACGGCCGGGTCCAGGCCATCCGTGACATGCTGGACAACCAGGGCTTCAAGGAACTGCCCATTATGTCCTATGCAGTCAAGTATGCCTCGGCCTATTACGGCCCGTTCCGGGAAGCGGCCCAGAGCTCACCATCATTTGGAGACCGCAAAACCTACCAGATGGATCCCGGCAACGCCAGGGAGGCCCTGCGCGAGGCAGAAGCCGACATAATCCAGGGCGCTGACATGCTCATGGTCAAACCGGCCCTGCCTTATCTGGACATTATAAGCGCCCTGCAAAGCTCCTTTGACCTGCCGGTGGCGGCCTACCAGGTAAGCGGGGAATACAGCCAGATCAAGGCCGCAGCACAGTTAGGCTGGCTGGATGAAAAAAGCGTTGCCCTGGAATCGGTAACCGCAATAAAAAGGGCCGGGGCAGAAATCATTCTTACTTATTTCGCCCGGGAAATCCTGGGATGGATGGCCGGCAATGAATAG
- the ahbC gene encoding 12,18-didecarboxysiroheme deacetylase: MIGISKLYCGAVEAADALRYGRQAGKMPSHLLQFSKDKKPVVVWNMTRRCNLKCVHCYAQALDEQGTDEIDTPAAKEIINDLADYGAPVMLFSGGEPLVRRDLVELASHAVGRGMRAVISTNGTLITRDKARELKDVGLSYVGISIDGGPEVHDRFRGVPGSFDKAMQGVKNCQEQGLKVGLRFTVNKRNVTEVPKIFQLLKDMDIPRVCFYHLVYSGRGSELINEDLGHQGTRELVDLILDETRALFDAGMPKEVLTVDNHADGPYIYLRLLKEDPQRAREVLELLQFNEGNNSGRGIGCISWDGSVHPDQFWRQHVVGNVLERPFSRIWEDESIELLQKLKDKKKYVGGRCAGCRFLNVCAGNFRARAEAFYGDIWAQDPACYLTDEEIKAI, translated from the coding sequence ATGATAGGAATTTCAAAGCTTTACTGCGGGGCGGTGGAGGCTGCCGACGCCTTGCGCTATGGTCGCCAGGCAGGAAAAATGCCCTCTCATCTTCTGCAGTTTTCCAAGGATAAAAAGCCGGTTGTAGTCTGGAACATGACCAGGCGCTGCAACCTGAAATGCGTTCACTGTTATGCCCAGGCCCTGGACGAGCAGGGTACCGACGAGATCGACACCCCTGCGGCCAAAGAGATAATCAACGATCTGGCTGACTACGGTGCGCCTGTAATGCTCTTTTCCGGGGGCGAACCCCTGGTACGCCGGGACCTGGTGGAACTGGCCAGCCACGCAGTAGGCCGCGGCATGCGGGCGGTGATCTCCACCAACGGCACCCTCATCACCAGGGACAAGGCCAGGGAGCTAAAAGATGTCGGACTTTCCTACGTGGGCATCTCTATAGACGGCGGCCCGGAAGTACATGACCGGTTCCGGGGAGTGCCCGGATCCTTTGACAAGGCCATGCAGGGCGTGAAAAACTGCCAGGAGCAGGGTCTCAAAGTGGGACTTCGCTTTACTGTCAACAAGAGAAACGTCACGGAAGTCCCAAAGATATTTCAACTCCTGAAAGACATGGATATACCCAGGGTATGTTTTTATCACCTTGTTTACTCCGGACGTGGTTCCGAGCTCATCAATGAAGACCTGGGACACCAGGGTACCCGGGAGCTGGTGGATCTGATACTGGATGAAACCAGAGCCCTTTTTGACGCAGGCATGCCCAAGGAAGTCCTTACCGTGGACAATCATGCAGACGGTCCCTATATTTATCTGCGCCTGCTCAAGGAAGACCCGCAGCGGGCCAGGGAAGTTCTGGAGCTTCTGCAGTTCAACGAGGGCAACAATTCCGGGCGGGGTATCGGCTGCATATCCTGGGACGGCAGCGTTCATCCAGACCAGTTCTGGCGGCAGCATGTCGTGGGCAATGTACTTGAGCGGCCCTTTTCCCGGATCTGGGAGGACGAGTCCATAGAGCTTCTGCAAAAGCTAAAGGACAAGAAAAAATACGTGGGCGGCAGGTGCGCCGGGTGCAGGTTTTTAAATGTCTGCGCCGGCAACTTCCGGGCCAGGGCCGAGGCCTTCTACGGGGACATCTGGGCCCAGGACCCGGCCTGCTACCTGACTGACGAGGAAATAAAGGCAATATGA
- a CDS encoding helix-turn-helix transcriptional regulator, protein MLARSLLDKSTGGYVSRIIKKFSRRLMNMTSLLGFGQDMMDKAFSAVWNQYSPAQAQVFDIVSQSLLNCRILAFDYTSPATAEPTTRKAEPHHLQHYMGSWVLIAFCLEKYDWRKFYLSRMARVTQTQDWFQPRPESEWSYQVESSFGIFQDRTSRPVVLRFSPFRARWIREQVWHPDQKMRELEDGSLELEIPVADFREIKLKILSFGADVEVIRPESLRREVAAEIQKMKKIYQK, encoded by the coding sequence GTGCTGGCCAGAAGCCTCTTGGACAAAAGTACAGGTGGATACGTAAGCCGGATCATCAAAAAATTCAGCCGCAGGCTGATGAATATGACCTCGCTTTTGGGCTTTGGCCAGGACATGATGGACAAGGCTTTTTCAGCAGTCTGGAACCAGTATTCCCCGGCCCAGGCCCAGGTGTTCGATATCGTTTCCCAAAGCCTTCTGAACTGTCGCATTCTCGCCTTTGACTATACCTCTCCAGCCACCGCAGAACCCACTACCAGAAAAGCAGAACCTCATCACCTCCAGCACTACATGGGCTCATGGGTGCTCATCGCCTTCTGTTTGGAAAAATATGACTGGCGCAAATTCTACCTCTCCCGCATGGCGCGGGTAACGCAGACTCAGGACTGGTTTCAGCCCAGGCCGGAATCCGAGTGGAGCTACCAGGTGGAGTCCAGTTTCGGGATTTTCCAGGACCGGACAAGCCGGCCTGTTGTTTTGCGCTTCAGCCCTTTCCGGGCGCGCTGGATCAGGGAGCAGGTCTGGCACCCGGACCAGAAAATGCGCGAACTTGAGGATGGCTCCCTGGAACTGGAAATTCCCGTGGCCGACTTCCGGGAGATCAAGCTCAAGATCCTCTCCTTTGGTGCGGATGTGGAGGTGATAAGGCCGGAATCCCTGCGCCGGGAGGTGGCTGCCGAGATCCAGAAGATGAAGAAAATCTATCAGAAATAG